A stretch of the Aegilops tauschii subsp. strangulata cultivar AL8/78 chromosome 4, Aet v6.0, whole genome shotgun sequence genome encodes the following:
- the LOC109768976 gene encoding uncharacterized protein: MVMDANKLRVLQIPPPIHPDDPDSPLPETILIDSFGYLSDRTNATTARGRRSRTKKKGKRILVTFWPVAPPRVSCFTVHCPDLKPDVFADIPKISYTEDDLVLLSITICPERQHVYGQDIRYFVYQAGTKKTPPSVKLVHCPAYFRIYDQEVALLHCHHQEMFFIAVLRWAFIDRDYTDGHFNLHLYNSKTKAWNIKLMLLDSPKDFEFRSFNKGITIGGELGSVGWVDLRRGIIICDLLLDNHSLRYIPLPSPLSPDPVRGYMLFVRNITVLQGYIKYFEMHSNVRPGSDTGSSLICEGWMAATKKIKISSIGSTSGSGNWEEDCTIRCSDDVPLDSPVYAQMLPNPQEGDDAKPSLKKIRVGYPALSLHDGDVVYLMHMPDPRGDKACVIALDMRNKAVKGVANFGGSGRPLGHSYTYFPSGISKHLGIFSSTRQISNAAETSRDGK, from the exons ATGGTGATGGATGCCAACAAACTCCGGGTGCTCCAGATCCCTCCGCCTATCCACCCCGACGATCCGGATTCTCCTCTCCCGGAGACCATCCTCATCGACTCGTTCGGCTACCTCAGCGACCGCACCAACGCCACCACCGCCAGGGGCCGCAGGAGCAGgaccaagaagaagggcaagcgCATCCTGGTCACCTTCTGGCCGGTTGCCCCGCCGCGCGTCTCCTGCTTCACCGTCCACTGCCCAGATCTGAAGCCCGATGTATTCGCTGACATCCCCAAGATCTCCTATACGGAGGACGACCTCGTCCTGCTCAGCATCACCATCTGCCCCGAGCGCCAGCACGTGTACGGCCAGGACATCCGCTACTTCGTCTACCAGGCCGGCACCAAGAAGACGCCGCCGTCGGTCAAGCTCGTCCACTGTCCCGCCTACTTCAGGATCTACGACCAAGAGGTTGCCTTACTGCACTGCCACCACCAAGAGATGTTCTTCATCGCCGTGCTCCGCTGGGCCTTCATTGATCGGGATTACACCGACGGGCACTTTAATCTCCACCTGTACAACTCCAAGACAAAGGCATGGAACATCAAGTTGATGCTTCTTGATTCGCCCAAGGATTTTGAGTTCCGCTCTTTCAACAAGGGGATCACCATTGGAGGGGAGCTTGGTTCAGTGGGTTGGGTCGACCTTAGGCGGGGCATTATCATCTGTGACCTTCTCCTTGACAACCACAGTCTTCGCTACATCCCACTACCTTCGCCGCTGTCGCCCGATCCAGTCAGGGGTTATATGTTGTTTGTTCGGAACATCACTGTTCTCCAAGGTTACATCAAGTATTTTGAGATGCACAGTAACGTCAGACCGGGCTCAGACACTGGAAGCTCCCTGATATGTGAAGGTTGGATGGCTgcaacaaaaaaaataaaaatttcaAGCATTGGCTCTACTTCTGGTAGTGGCAACTGGGAGGAGGACTGTACTATCAGATGCTCAGATGATGTACCATTGGATAGCCCTGTGTATGCCCAAATGCTACCTAATCCGCAGGAGGGAGATGATGCCAAGCCAAGCCTGAAGAAAATTCGTGTAGGCTATCCTGCTCTTAGCTTGCATGACGGTGATGTTGTTTACCTTATGCACATGCCTGATCCCCGTGGGGATAAGGCCTGTGTGATTGCTCTTGATATGAGGAACAAGGCTGTAAAAGGCGTGGCTAATTTTGGCGGCTCTGGAAGACCCCTGGGTCATTCTTACACCTACTTTCCGAGTGGGATCTCCAAGCATCTGGGCATTTTCTCATCAACCAG GCAAATATCGAATGCTGCTGAAACAAGTAGGGATGGCAAGTAA
- the LOC109784552 gene encoding uncharacterized protein, translating to MAPPSSSKDKFFEKVINPYLSEVMKHPQAIEMREGVLHIRDVQGPKRTGSVEARLEAVEQDIFKCQGMVEHGLSANHSMITEFARDHMVDGRSMKDIVFTFNEQINFMQSQIYDLQNPVVKYEARFKGMSLATCCRTRETRASSFDGEPLPWKSEDKLSASSPPPSSSSPPKET from the coding sequence ATGGCTCCACCAAGCTCCTCAAAGGAcaagttctttgagaaggtcatcaacccgtATTTGTCGGAGGTGATGAAGCACCCTCaagccattgagatgcgtgagggggtgctccACATCCGGGATGTTCAGGGGCCCAAGAGGACGGGGAgcgtggaggccaggcttgagGCAGTGGAACAAGACAtcttcaagtgccaagggatggtggagcATGGACTCAGCGCCAATCACTCCATGATCACGGAATTCGCCCGTGATCACATGGTGGATGGGCGGTctatgaaggacatcgtcttcaccttcaacgagcaaatcaattTTATGCAAAGCCAAAtctatgatcttcaaaatccagtAGTCAAATATGAAGCAAgatttaaaggtatgagtttagcTACCTGTTGCAGGACTCGGGAGACTCGTGCATCCTCTTTTGATGGTGAGCCCCTGCCCTGGAAGTCGGAGGACAAGCTTTCTGcctcatcaccaccaccttcatCATCTTCCCcaccaaaggagacttga